A region from the Onthophagus taurus isolate NC chromosome 8, IU_Otau_3.0, whole genome shotgun sequence genome encodes:
- the LOC111416863 gene encoding putative leucine-rich repeat-containing protein DDB_G0290503, with amino-acid sequence MSERKTRGRTLSKTDEIEREERSLSRTTTGTHDIGDTGEETTPKPSTSKHKKEEEQTSKGTSIEEMMIKFMEENRRINEENQKRIDEKLQKLNEENRKINEEKEQRILEGINNRNEENRKINEEKEQRILEEINNRNEENQKRFMEGQKVITERLECMNINLTKLWSDNAELKKKRIDNEIIVQEKINEVTEQQDKKLEEFRLITNENITHLHNSQMKTNNELSLIQKEMDNYNEKQKLIEQSIKQLDKGISNNGENVLKIKEQTENLKERMIENMGFLQEKELRELENLKKEIRELKLKNMNSINLESTLPCSIIKPEMWQKFNGNFNQLHPMTYLNNIIRLTQDIDDNKTVMNLIRLTLTEKALEWFEMVSDKCQNAEEFKREFVHQYWSRSQQDKLRIELLTGKYREGLKNRENYACELYNKCKHIKDLEERNIVLYLLNHFTMSDNSTILCQNINTIEELMEILRRLDTYSVMNRREQYNNYKARTDQNYVQFKNDNNYRYKSNLNDNNYYKFNDYNNYHREKQNGNGYNKTNQNENDYRNYRNHHNNNNNYNNGKGNYNRSDRNEYHYPRWGNHYNGQTFGNNPPNNNKTNQVNLVTRESFDRRWYKRGDENNRNFKHDEIVADVRRSGNEERSKKNKGNNEKREKIERNEEKEKGKRKINNVNKREVYEKGRNDYELDDYELNDYGISDEFIKLEGREEKLKNEIVTEDNKEKYIECLFEELELGKEYKEKLKSIMLENSITYNDKITFARNYEHKILIDDNQPLNSKHYPIPFHYREQVNFEINKLLEQQIIEG; translated from the exons atgtCCGAGAGAAAGACTAGGGGAAGAACTTTATCAAAAACTGACGAAATAGAGAGGGAAGAAAGATCTTTGAGTAGAACCACAACGGGAACTCATGACATCGGAGACACAGGTGAAGAAACAACACCGAAACCTTCAACatctaaacataaaaaagaggAAGAACAAACAAGTAAAGGTACGTCTATAGAGGAGAtgatgattaaatttatggaagaaaataGGAGAATAAATGAAGAGAATCAAAAAAGAATCgatgaaaaattacaaaaattaaatgaagaaaatcgaaaaataaatgaagaaaaagaacaaagaatTTTAGAAGGAATTAACAacagaaatgaagaaaatcgaaaaataaatgaagaaaaagaacaaagaattttagaagaaattaacaacagaaatgaagaaaatcaaAAGAGATTTATGGAAGGTCAAAAAGTGATAACTGAACGACTTGAATGTATGAATATTAACTTAACTAAATTGTGGAGCGACAAtgcagaattaaaaaagaaaaggatagataatgaaataattgttcaagaaaaaataaacgaagTAACAGAACAACAAGACAAAAAACTTGAGGAATTTAGATTAATAACCAATGAAAATATTACACACTTACATAATAGTCAGATGAAGACAAACAACGAATTAAGTTtgatacaaaaagaaatggaCAATTACaacgaaaaacaaaagttaatagaACAATCTATAAAACAGTTGGATAAGGGAATTTCTAACAACGGAGagaatgtattaaaaattaaagaacaaacagaaaatttaaaagagagGATGATAGAAAATATGGGTTTTctacaagaaaaagaattaagggagttagaaaatttaaaaaaagaaataagggAACTTAAACTGAAAAATAtgaattcaataaatttagaatCAACATTACCGTGCTCAATAATAAAACCTGAAATGTGGCAAAAATTTAATggcaattttaatcaattacaTCCTATgacatatttaaataatataatacgcTTGACGCAAGATATCGACGATAATAAAACGGTCATGAACCTTATCAGACTTACATTAACAGAGAAAGCTTTAGAATGGTTTGAAATGGTCTCTGATAAATGCCAAAACGCCGAAGAATTTAAGAGAGAATTCGTACACCAATATTGGAGTAGAAGTCAACAGGACAAACTTCGAATCGAATTACTAACTGGGAAATATCGAGAAGGGTTAAAGAATAGAGAGAACTATGCATGTGAATTATATAACAAATGTAAGCATATTAAAGACCTAGAAGAAAGAAACAtagtattatatttattaaaccaTTTTACCATGTCAGACAATAGTACCATTTTATGccaaaatataaatacaataGAAGAATTAATGGAAATCTTACGAAGGTTAGATACATATTCGGTGATGAATCGAAGAgaacaatataataattataaagctAGAACAGATCAAAACTAtgtacaatttaaaaatgataataattatagataCAAATCTAACCTAAATGATAACaactattataaatttaacgattACAATAATTACCACAGAGAAAAACAAAACGGAAACGGCTACAATAAAACTAACCAAAACGAAAATGACTATAGGAATTACAGAAACCAccataataacaataataattataataacgGAAAAGGTAACTACAATAGATCGGACAGAAATGAATATCATTATCCACGATGGGGAAATCATTACAACGGCCAAACCTTTGGAAATAATCCACCgaataacaataaaacgaATCAGGTAAACTTAGTCACTCGAGAAAGTTTTGATAGAAGATGGTACAAAAGAGGTGATGAAAACAACAGAAATTTTAAACATGACGAAATTGTAGCAGACGTTCGCCGTTCAGGAAATG aagaaaggagtaagaaaaataaaggtaATAATGAAAAGAGAGAAAAGATAGAAAGGAatgaagaaaaagagaaaggtaaaagaaagataaataatgttaataaacgAGAAGTATATGAAAAGGGAAGAAATGATTATGAATTGGatgattatgaattaaatgATTATGGAATAAGTGATGAGTTTATAAAATTGGAAGGGCGGGAGGAGAAGTTAAAAAATGAGATTGTTACAGAAGATAATAAAGAGAAATATATAGAATGTTTGTTTGAAGAATTAGAATTAGGAAaagaatataaagaaaagttaaaaagtaTAATGTTGGAAAATTCTATTACttataatgataaaataacttttgcaAGAAATTATGAACATAAGATACTAATTGATGATAATCAACCGTTAAATAGTAAACATTATCCGATACCATTCCATTATAGAGAACAAGTTaactttgaaattaataaattattagaacAACAAATTATTGAAGGATAA
- the LOC139431341 gene encoding uncharacterized protein gives MAIPAEEMLAVTLRYLSTGCTLTELHYNYNIVYIEIWNALRTIHLKELTQEDWKHVTNEFQRKANFPMCVGAIDRKHIRIENFPHAGSMNFNYKKFYSVVLLAIADTDYNFLFVDIGAYGKDCDSSILLKY, from the exons ATGGCTATACCAGCTGAAGAAATGCTAGCAGTGACATTGAG atattTATCTACTGGATGTACGCTGACAGAATTGCattataattataacattGTGTATATTGAAATATGGAATGCTCTTCGAACAATTCATTTgaaagaattaacacaagaagACTGGAAACACGTCACCAATGAATTTCAAAGAAAAGCGAATTTTCCTATGTGTGTTGGAGCTATTGATCGCAAACACATTCGAATCGAAAACTTTCCCCATGCAGGATCgatgaattttaattacaagAAATTCTACTCGGTGGTTCTTTTAGCAATTGCCGATACAgactacaattttttattcgtGGATATCGGGGCTTATGGAAAAGATTGCGATTCGtctattcttctaaaatactGA